In Candidatus Methanosphaera massiliense, the following are encoded in one genomic region:
- a CDS encoding DUF1002 domain-containing protein, whose protein sequence is MWGKIVGVIILIIIAVGLFVPVGSITNTVSNDNNTSDVAVTYGETTYNNGNYKNTVDQYFQDNGNLDLNHVKQTVITADDVNKISGDISHKTYNSNQVLSCAMVELNTNDDIQVDVDKSKITTVTESMYKSALNSSGITKGHVIVTSPTTATGESALAGVMKSYETATGKEIPSDLKDAANNEIYTESQVVNNTNASADDVANLVSQAKEQASQQNTTDNQTITNIVNNVASNNNINLSNNDVNLIVQSVSQSQSVKDQATDYQSQISDYVDNNGSQSLFQQLWEMLQSLINNNGSSSNTNYSN, encoded by the coding sequence ATGTGGGGAAAAATAGTTGGTGTAATAATTTTAATAATTATTGCAGTAGGATTATTTGTACCTGTAGGATCAATCACTAATACTGTAAGCAACGACAATAACACAAGTGACGTTGCTGTTACCTACGGAGAAACAACATATAATAACGGAAACTATAAAAATACAGTTGACCAATACTTCCAAGATAATGGAAACCTTGACTTAAACCATGTTAAACAAACAGTAATCACAGCAGATGATGTTAATAAAATATCCGGTGACATAAGTCATAAAACATATAATTCCAATCAAGTATTATCTTGTGCAATGGTTGAATTAAACACTAATGATGATATTCAAGTAGATGTTGATAAATCAAAAATTACCACAGTAACAGAAAGCATGTATAAATCTGCATTAAATTCTTCTGGTATAACTAAAGGTCATGTAATTGTAACATCACCAACAACAGCTACTGGTGAATCAGCACTTGCAGGTGTAATGAAATCATATGAAACAGCAACTGGTAAAGAAATTCCAAGTGATTTGAAAGACGCAGCAAACAATGAGATCTATACTGAAAGTCAAGTAGTAAACAACACTAATGCTAGTGCAGATGACGTTGCAAATCTTGTTTCACAGGCAAAAGAACAAGCAAGTCAACAAAACACAACTGATAATCAGACTATAACAAATATAGTAAATAATGTAGCAAGTAACAATAACATCAACCTATCAAACAATGATGTAAATCTCATAGTACAATCAGTATCACAGAGTCAGTCCGTGAAAGACCAAGCTACTGATTACCAATCACAGATATCTGATTATGTTGATAATAATGGTTCACAATCATTATTCCAACAATTATGGGAGATGCTACAATCATTAATAAATAATAATGGAAGTAGTAGTAATACTAACTACTCCAATTAA
- a CDS encoding phosphoglycerate kinase produces the protein MDYKFNTIDDFDFEGKTVLLRVDINSPVDPLSGDLLDDTRLVLHSKTIKELSEKGAKVVILAHQSRPGKSDFTPLKQHALALSNILGKEVQYVDSIFSRQAQDIIKNMVNGEIALLENVRFYSEEMPKLTPEEQSNTYMVKTLAPLADYFVNDAFATAHRSQTSIIGFAKVLPAVAGRVMELELNSLYGILDNAKEPRVYVLGGIKADDSINVMANALKTDSADYILTTGLVANIFLVAKGIDLKEYNYNFIIERGFEEYIDIAKDLLKDYSDKIILPVDLAILEDDKRVEYPIDNIPNLPIYDIGSKTIEIYNQKILLAKTLFANGPAGVFEKEGFELGTESLLNTMAESKGFSIIGGGHLAAAASNMDLDDDITHISSGGGASINLIAGEELPAVKALIDSAKLNKN, from the coding sequence ATGGATTATAAATTTAATACAATAGATGATTTTGATTTTGAAGGAAAAACAGTACTACTAAGAGTGGATATCAATTCTCCAGTAGACCCATTAAGTGGTGATTTATTAGATGATACTAGATTAGTTCTACATTCAAAAACAATCAAGGAATTATCAGAGAAAGGAGCAAAAGTAGTAATATTAGCACATCAAAGTAGGCCTGGAAAATCAGATTTCACACCACTTAAACAACATGCATTAGCACTATCCAATATTCTAGGAAAAGAAGTACAATACGTTGACTCAATATTCTCAAGGCAAGCACAGGATATAATCAAAAACATGGTAAATGGAGAAATAGCATTATTAGAGAATGTAAGATTCTACTCAGAGGAAATGCCAAAACTAACACCAGAAGAACAAAGTAATACATACATGGTAAAAACATTAGCACCACTAGCAGATTATTTTGTAAATGATGCATTTGCAACAGCACATAGATCTCAAACATCCATAATAGGCTTTGCTAAAGTTCTACCAGCAGTTGCTGGAAGAGTGATGGAACTAGAACTAAACTCCTTATATGGAATACTAGATAATGCTAAAGAACCAAGAGTATATGTACTTGGAGGAATTAAAGCAGATGATTCTATTAATGTAATGGCTAATGCATTAAAAACTGATAGTGCTGATTATATATTAACAACAGGATTAGTAGCTAATATATTTTTAGTAGCTAAAGGAATTGACTTAAAAGAATATAATTATAATTTTATTATAGAGAGAGGATTTGAAGAGTATATTGATATAGCAAAAGATTTACTAAAAGATTACTCTGATAAAATAATCTTGCCTGTAGATTTAGCTATTCTCGAAGATGATAAAAGAGTAGAATATCCTATTGATAATATTCCTAATTTACCAATATATGATATAGGTAGTAAAACAATTGAAATATATAATCAAAAAATCCTATTAGCAAAAACATTATTTGCAAATGGACCAGCAGGAGTCTTTGAGAAAGAAGGATTTGAATTAGGAACAGAATCTTTATTAAACACTATGGCTGAATCAAAGGGATTTTCTATAATTGGTGGAGGACATTTAGCAGCTGCTGCAAGTAATATGGATTTAGATGATGATATTACCCATATTAGTAGTGGTGGTGGAGCAAGTATAAATCTCATTGCTGGTGAAGAATTACCTGCTGTAAAAGCTTTAATTGATTCTGCTAAATTAAATAAGAATTAA
- the twy1 gene encoding 4-demethylwyosine synthase TYW1 — protein sequence MLISEKKQKDLEKKGYRFAGDKLHAANKICHWTRKSIVDEGTCYKEQFYGIKSHRCLQMSPSVPYCQNKCLFCWRDTEITKTSWDTDDYDDPKTIIEDCINNQKQLLCGFFGNENANPKKLEECVKPNNAALSLAGEPLLYPEINQLIEEFHKQDFTTFLVSNGESPEKIQALEDHEPTQLYLSLDAPNEEIYRKVCKPQVNNSWQKLQESIELLSSIDTRKVLRITSVKNLNMTHASEYAKIIENSDIDYVEIKAYMFVGDSRNRLEWENMPKSVDIQKFAQDVANETSMEIIDEVEKSRVLLLGDKKPRKYNN from the coding sequence ATGTTAATTTCAGAAAAAAAACAAAAAGATTTAGAAAAGAAAGGTTATCGTTTTGCAGGAGATAAGTTACATGCTGCAAATAAGATATGTCATTGGACTAGAAAGAGTATAGTTGATGAAGGTACTTGTTATAAAGAACAATTTTATGGTATTAAAAGTCATAGATGTTTACAGATGTCACCTTCAGTCCCTTATTGTCAAAATAAATGCTTATTTTGTTGGAGAGATACTGAAATAACAAAAACATCATGGGATACTGATGATTATGATGATCCAAAAACTATAATAGAGGACTGTATTAACAATCAGAAGCAGTTATTATGTGGATTTTTTGGTAATGAAAATGCTAATCCTAAAAAATTAGAAGAATGTGTTAAACCAAACAATGCTGCTCTAAGTCTTGCAGGTGAACCTTTATTATATCCTGAAATTAATCAGTTAATTGAAGAATTTCATAAACAGGATTTCACAACATTTCTTGTTAGTAACGGTGAATCCCCTGAAAAAATACAAGCTCTTGAAGACCATGAACCAACACAATTATATTTATCACTAGATGCACCTAATGAAGAAATATATCGTAAAGTATGTAAACCTCAAGTAAATAATAGTTGGCAAAAATTACAGGAAAGTATTGAATTATTATCTAGTATAGATACTAGAAAAGTTCTCAGAATAACTTCAGTAAAAAACTTGAATATGACACATGCTAGTGAATATGCTAAAATTATTGAAAATAGTGATATTGATTATGTTGAAATAAAAGCATACATGTTTGTGGGAGATTCTAGAAATAGACTTGAATGGGAGAATATGCCTAAAAGTGTAGACATCCAAAAATTTGCACAGGATGTAGCTAATGAAACTAGTATGGAAATTATAGATGAAGTAGAGAAAAGTAGAGTATTATTACTTGGTGATAAAAAACCACGTAAATATAATAACTAA
- the tpiA gene encoding triose-phosphate isomerase has protein sequence MTKKETPIIILNYKTYAESTGKNAVTLSQYVQEASDETGVNMAIAPQAVDLYPIIEAVDIPVYSQHMDNITPGGHTGSTLPEALKETGITGTLINHSEQRLTLADIDAIVEKSKQLNLTSVLCTNNVKTSAAAASFNPDYIAIEPPELIGTGIPVSKASPEVVEKTVEEIHKINNNIPVLCGAGISTGEDMKAALELGAEGVLLASGIIKADDQKQALIDLVSLI, from the coding sequence ATGACTAAAAAGGAAACACCAATAATAATACTAAATTATAAAACATATGCAGAATCAACAGGTAAGAATGCAGTAACGTTATCACAATATGTTCAAGAAGCAAGTGATGAAACAGGTGTAAATATGGCAATTGCACCACAAGCAGTTGATTTATATCCAATTATTGAAGCAGTAGATATTCCAGTATATTCTCAACATATGGATAATATAACACCAGGAGGACACACAGGCTCTACATTACCTGAAGCACTTAAAGAAACAGGAATAACAGGTACCTTAATCAATCATTCAGAACAGAGATTAACACTCGCAGACATAGATGCAATAGTAGAAAAATCAAAACAACTTAATTTAACAAGTGTATTATGCACTAATAACGTAAAAACAAGTGCTGCAGCCGCATCTTTTAATCCAGATTATATAGCTATTGAACCACCAGAATTAATAGGTACAGGAATACCAGTATCTAAAGCAAGTCCTGAAGTTGTTGAAAAAACAGTGGAAGAAATACATAAAATCAACAATAATATTCCAGTACTATGTGGAGCTGGAATATCAACAGGTGAAGACATGAAAGCAGCTTTAGAACTTGGTGCTGAAGGAGTTCTTTTAGCTTCAGGAATTATTAAAGCTGATGATCAGAAACAAGCATTAATAGATTTAGTAAGTTTAATCTAA
- a CDS encoding 2-oxoacid:ferredoxin oxidoreductase subunit gamma, producing MRTDIRIAGFGGQGVLMCGIVISKAASLYDGKYAVQTQSYGPEARGGASRTEVVISDEEIDYPKVEHPKIFVAMSHEALMKYIDDIQENATLIIDPNLVHEEEISEIINERNIVLYKSRATFAADKKIGRKIVANIVMLGSFVEITGMISEEAAKKAILDSVPKGTEEMNLKAFEVGTKIVNKE from the coding sequence ATGAGAACTGATATAAGAATAGCTGGATTTGGTGGACAGGGAGTATTAATGTGTGGTATTGTAATATCTAAAGCAGCATCATTATATGATGGAAAATATGCAGTACAAACACAATCCTATGGTCCAGAAGCAAGAGGAGGAGCATCACGTACAGAAGTAGTAATAAGTGATGAAGAGATAGATTATCCGAAAGTAGAACATCCAAAAATATTTGTAGCAATGTCTCACGAGGCATTAATGAAGTACATAGATGATATTCAGGAAAATGCAACTTTAATTATAGACCCTAATCTTGTACATGAAGAAGAAATATCAGAAATCATCAATGAAAGAAACATAGTTCTATATAAATCAAGAGCAACATTCGCAGCTGATAAAAAAATAGGACGAAAAATTGTAGCCAACATAGTAATGTTAGGGTCATTTGTAGAGATAACAGGAATGATTTCTGAAGAAGCAGCTAAGAAAGCAATACTCGACAGTGTACCTAAAGGAACTGAAGAAATGAACCTAAAAGCATTTGAAGTTGGAACAAAAATAGTAAACAAAGAGTAG
- the sucC gene encoding ADP-forming succinate--CoA ligase subunit beta, with the protein MNIHEYVAKNIFKRGNIKVPESHLAHSPEEAAEIAKKMDKPVAVKSQVLSGGRGKAGGILFADTPEEAAERTEELFQKRIKGERVTKVLIEEKVENKINEYYLSIILDRDAKKPLIMASTAGGMDIEQVAKETPEKIVKKYVEPLEEFMPYQARNIALEMGVDTSEISEVGNFIWKLYNVFKEYDATVAEINPLMKTTDGFIAADAKMAIDDDAFFRHTKLKEFDEFKDEKFAYVKLDGNIAVIGNGAGLTLTGMDLIKYYGGEPATFLDVGGGASEESITQALELVLKNPNVKVIFLNCLGGITRADDVANAVVDVANEMEVKVPMVIRLTGTNEEEGQRILREHNIPFETSMERAAKKAVSILNEL; encoded by the coding sequence ATGAATATACATGAATACGTAGCAAAAAACATATTTAAAAGAGGTAACATCAAAGTACCAGAAAGTCATTTAGCACACTCTCCTGAAGAAGCAGCAGAAATAGCTAAAAAAATGGACAAACCAGTAGCTGTAAAATCACAAGTATTATCTGGTGGACGTGGAAAAGCTGGAGGAATATTATTTGCAGATACTCCAGAAGAAGCAGCAGAACGTACTGAAGAATTATTCCAAAAAAGAATCAAAGGTGAAAGAGTAACAAAAGTACTCATAGAAGAAAAAGTTGAAAATAAAATTAATGAATATTATCTTTCAATTATTCTAGATAGAGATGCTAAAAAACCATTAATCATGGCAAGTACTGCTGGTGGAATGGACATTGAACAAGTAGCAAAAGAAACACCAGAAAAAATAGTTAAAAAATATGTTGAACCACTAGAGGAATTCATGCCATATCAAGCTCGTAATATAGCATTAGAGATGGGAGTAGACACAAGTGAAATCTCTGAAGTAGGTAATTTCATTTGGAAACTATACAATGTCTTTAAAGAATATGATGCAACTGTAGCAGAAATAAATCCACTAATGAAAACAACTGACGGATTCATTGCAGCAGATGCTAAGATGGCAATAGATGATGATGCATTCTTCAGACACACAAAACTCAAAGAATTCGATGAGTTCAAAGATGAAAAATTTGCATATGTAAAACTTGACGGTAACATTGCTGTTATTGGTAATGGTGCAGGTTTAACATTAACTGGTATGGATTTAATAAAATATTATGGTGGAGAACCAGCTACATTTTTAGATGTTGGTGGAGGAGCATCAGAGGAAAGTATCACACAGGCATTAGAATTAGTTCTTAAAAATCCTAATGTTAAAGTTATTTTCTTAAATTGTCTCGGTGGTATCACTAGGGCTGATGATGTAGCTAATGCTGTTGTAGATGTAGCTAATGAAATGGAAGTTAAAGTACCTATGGTTATTAGATTAACTGGTACAAATGAAGAAGAAGGTCAAAGAATATTAAGAGAACATAATATACCTTTCGAAACTTCTATGGAAAGAGCAGCTAAAAAGGCTGTTTCTATTTTAAATGAATTATAA